The following are from one region of the Peromyscus leucopus breed LL Stock chromosome 18, UCI_PerLeu_2.1, whole genome shotgun sequence genome:
- the Myf6 gene encoding myogenic factor 6, with translation MMMDLFETGSYFFFLDGENVTLQPLEVAEGSPLYPGSDGTLSPCQDQMPQEAGSDSSGEEHVLAPPGLQPPHCPGQCLIWACKTCKRKSAPTDRRKAATLRERRRLKKINEAFEALKRRTVANPNQRLPKVEILRSAISYIERLQDLLHRLDQQEKIQELGVDPYSYRPKQEILEGADFLRTCSPQWPSVSDHSRGLVITAKEGGASVDAPATSSLQYLSSIVDSISSEERKLSSVEEVVEK, from the exons ATGATGATGGACCTTTTTGAAACTGGctcctatttcttcttcttaGATGGTGAAAATGTGACTCTGCAGCCATTAGAAGTAGCAGAGGGCTCTCCTTTGtatccagggagtgatggtaccCTGTCCCCTTGCCAGGACCAAATGCCCCAGGAAGCCGGGAGCGACAGCAGCGGAGAGGAACATGTGCTGGCGCCTCCAGGCCTGCAACCTCCCCACTGCCCCGGCCAGTGTCTGATCTGGGCCTGCAAGACTTGCAAGAGAAAATCTGCCCCTACAGATCGGCGGAAAGCTGCTACCCTGCGCGAAAGGAGGAGGCTGAAGAAAATCAACGAGGCCTTTGAAGCCCTGAAGCGCCGGACTGTGGCCAACCCCAACCAGAGGCTGCCCAAGGTGGAGATTCTGCGGAGCGCCATCAGCTACATCGAGCGTCTGCAAGACCTGCTGCACCGGCTGGATCAGCAAGAGAAAATTCAGGAGCTGGGGGTGGACCCCTACAGCTACAGACCCAAGCAAGAAATT cttGAGGGTGCGGATTTCCTGCGCACCTGCAGCCCCCAGTGGCCAAGTGTTTCGGATCATTCCAGGGGGCTCGTGATAACGGCTAAGGAAG GAGGAGCAAGCGTGGATGCCCCAGCCACCAGCAGTCTTCAGTACCTTTCGTCCATCGTGGACAGTATTTCCTCGGAAGAACGCAAACTCTCCAgcgtggaggaggtggtggagaagTAA